Proteins encoded in a region of the Canis lupus familiaris isolate Mischka breed German Shepherd chromosome 1, alternate assembly UU_Cfam_GSD_1.0, whole genome shotgun sequence genome:
- the MYPOP gene encoding myb-related transcription factor, partner of profilin isoform X4, whose translation MASAAAGEAEETTRLRKPRFSFEENQILIREVRAHYPQLYGAQSRRVSVAERRRVWDGIAAKINGITSWKRTGQEVQKRWNDFKRRTKEKLARVPHSTQGAGPAAEDAFSAEEETIFAILGPGVAGPAAGAGAEQPSGAASSQPPAPSAGAQRYVLSEDRRDDRRADTPAHSKGGSSSPEQWARPSCSPQEGGCPPPKERESPPPPALQTVQLPRLALSPPPPAPPPPPPLPPPPQAPQQVHVAPSSPSPPPPPLPTPTPSAPDPSLDFLRAQQETANAIRELAGTLQQGLAKLSEALSALLPLLPGTPVDRLPPPLPPPPPPPPPPRPVLPPPTPKVEITPEPVSVVAAVVDGAVVAARGVIIAPRSEEGTPRSPPAPLPPHDSPPHKRRKGFPTRKRRGRWKSP comes from the exons ATGgcctcggcggcggcgggcgaGGCGGAGGAGACCACCCGGCTGCGCAAGCCGCGCTTCTCGTTCGAGGAGAACCAGATCCTGATCCGCGAGGTGCGCGCCCACTACCCGCAGCTCTACGGCGCGCAGAGCCGTCGGGTGAGCGTGGCGGAGCGGCGGCGTGTGTGGGACGGCATCGCGGCCAAGATCAACGGCATCACCAGCTGGAAGCGCACCGGCCAGGAGGTGCAGAAGCGCTGGAATGACTTCAAGCGCCGCACCAAGGAGAAGCTGGCCCGCGTGCCGCACTCCACGCAGGGCGCGGGGCCTGCCGCCGAGGACGCCTTCTCGGCGGAGGAGGAGACCATTTTTGCCATCCTGGGGCCGGGCGTGGCGGGGCcggcagcaggtgcaggggccGAGCAGCCCTCCGGGGCCGCTTCCTCGCAGCCGCCCGCCCCGAGTGCCGGCGCCCAACGCTACGTGCTGTCCGAGGACCGCAGGGACGACCGACGGGCAG ATACACCAGCCCACAGCAAGGGGGGTTCCAGCAGCCCTGAGCAGTGGGCCCGGCCCTCCTGCAGTCCCCAGGAAGGTGGCTGCCCCCCACCGAAGGAGCGTGagtccccgccccctccagccctgcaGACGGTCCAGTTGCCCCGCCTGGCCTTGTCTCcaccgcccccagcccctccaccaCCGCCgccgctgccaccaccaccccaggcACCTCAGCAGGTGCATGTGGCACCCTCGTCCCCCAGCCCACCACCTCCTCCACTGCCAACACCCACGCCCTCGGCCCCAGACCCCTCTCTGGACTTCCTGCGGGCTCAGCAGGAGACTGCCAACGCCATCCGGGAGCTGGCTGGCACCCTTCAGCAGGGACTGGCCAAGCTGAGTGAGGCCCTCAGCGCCCTACTGCCTCTTCTGCCCGGAACCCCAGTCGacaggctgcccccacccctgcccccacccccacccccacccccaccccccaggcccgTCCTGCCCCCACCTACCCCCAAAGTGGAGATCACCCCTGAGCCCGTATCTGTGGTAGCTGCTGTGGTGGACGGAGCGGTGGTAGCAGCCAGGGGGGTGATCATTGCCCCTAGGAGCGAGGAGGGGACCCCCCGGTCACCCCCAGCCCCGCTTCCTCCCCATGACTCACCCCCACACAAGAGGAGGAAAGGCTTTCCTACACGGAAGAGGCGGGGGCGATGGAAATCTCCGTGA
- the IRF2BP1 gene encoding interferon regulatory factor 2-binding protein 1 → MASVQASRRQWCYLCDLPKMPWAMVWDFSEAVCRGCVNFEGADRIELLIDAARQLKRSHVLPEGRSPGPPALKHPTTKDLAAAAAQGPQLPPPQAQPQPSGTGGGISGQDRYDRATSSGRLPLPSPALEYTLGSRLANGLGREEAVAEGARRALLGSMPSLVPPGLLAAAVSGLGSRGLTLAPGLSPARPAFGSDFEKEKQQRNADCLAELNEAMRGRAEEWHGRPKAVREQLLALSACAPFNVRFKKDHGLVGRVFAFDATARPPGYEFELKLFTEYPCGSGNVYAGVLAVARQMFHDALREPGKALASSGFKYLEYERRHGSGEWRQLGELLTDGVRSFREPAPAEALPQQYPEPAPAALCGPPPRAPSRNLAPTPRRRKASPEPEGEAAGKMTTEEQQQRHWVAPGGPYSADTPGVPSPIAALKNVAEALGHSPKDPGGGGGPVRAGGASPAASSTAQPPAQHRLVARNGEAEVSPTAGAEAVSGGGSGTGATPGAPLCCTLCRERLEDTHFVQCPSVPGHKFCFPCSREFIKAQGPAGEVYCPSGDKCPLVGSSVPWAFMQGEIATILAGDIKVKKERDP, encoded by the coding sequence ATGGCGTCGGTGCAGGCGTCCCGCCGCCAGTGGTGCTACCTGTGCGACCTGCCCAAGATGCCGTGGGCCATGGTGTGGGACTTCAGCGAGGCTGTGTGCCGCGGGTGCGTGAACTTCGAGGGCGCGGATCGCATCGAGCTGCTCATCGACGCTGCCCGCCAACTCAAGCGCAGCCACGTGCTCCCCGAGGGCCGCTCCCCCGGGCCCCCAGCCCTCAAGCACCCGACCACTAAGGACCTGGCTGCGGCCGCCGCACAGGGGCCTCAGCTACCGCCTCcgcaggcccagccccagccgtCAGGGACAGGCGGCGGCATCTCGGGCCAGGACCGCTATGACAGGGCCACATCGTCCGGCCGCCTCCCCCTGCCTTCGCCCGCCCTGGAGTACACCCTGGGGTCCCGCTTGGCTAATGGGCTGGGCCGGGAGGAGGCCGTGGCGGAGGGGGCGCGAAGGGCCCTGcttggctccatgcccagcttggtgCCCCCCGGGCTGCTGGCAGCTGCAGTGTCTGGCCTGGGAAGCCGAGGGCTGACGCTGGCACCCGGCTTGAGTCCTGCCCGTCCAGCTTTTGGCTCCGATTtcgagaaggagaagcagcagaggaatGCGGACTGTCTGGCAGAACTGAACGAGGCCATGCGTGGCCGGGCAGAGGAGTGGCACGGGCGCCCCAAAGCTGTGCGGGAACAGCTGCTGGCCCTGTCTGCCTGCGCCCCCTTCAACGTTCGCTTCAAGAAGGATCACGGGTTGGTGGGGCGGGTGTTCGCTTTTGACGCTACCGCCCGCCCGCCGGGCTACGAGTTCGAGCTGAAGCTTTTTACCGAATACCCCTGTGGTTCTGGCAACGTGTACGCAGGAGTCCTGGCCGTGGCTCGCCAGATGTTTCATGATGCTCTGCGGGAGCCGGGCAAGGCTCTGGCCTCATCAGGCTTCAAGTACCTCGAATATGAACGGAGGCACGGCTCAGGGGAATGGCGCCAGCTGGGGGAGCTGCTCACCGACGGGGTCCGCAGCTTCCGAGAGCCCGCTCCTGCCGAGGCCCTGCCGCAGCAGTACCCGGAGCCAGCCCCTGCAGCCCTCTGTGGCCCACCCCCGCGAGCCCCATCCCGGAACCTGGCGCCCACGCCACGCCGTCGCAAGGCATCCCCTGAGCCCGAGGGTGAGGCGGCTGGCAAGATGACCACCGAGGAACAGCAGCAGCGGCACTGGGTAGCGCCCGGTGGCCCATACTCCGCCGACACCCCCGGTGTGCCTTCACCCATCGCCGCCCTGAAGAATGTGGCGGAGGCCCTGGGCCACTCCCCCAAGGaccctggcgggggcgggggccctgTACGCGCTGGGGGTGCCAGCCCCGCAGCCTCCTCCACCGCCCAGCCTCCCGCCCAGCATCGTCTAGTGGCCCGCAATGGTGAGGCAGAAGTCAGCCCCACGGCAGGGGCAGAAGCTGTGAGCGGGGGTGGTAGCGGCACCGGGGCGACCCCTGGGGCCCCCCTGTGCTGTACCCTGTGCCGGGAGCGGCTGGAAGACACCCACTTCGTCCAGTGCCCCTCAGTGCCCGGACACAAGTTCTGCTTTCCCTGCTCACGGGAATTCATCAAGGCACAGGGCCCTGCCGGGGAGGTGTACTGCCCCAGTGGAGACAAGTGCCCCCTGGTGGGCTCCTCTGTCCCCTGGGCCTTCATGCAGGGCGAGATCGCCACTATCCTTGCTGGAGACATCAAGGTTAAGAAAGAACGGGACCCCTAG